The following nucleotide sequence is from Trifolium pratense cultivar HEN17-A07 linkage group LG2, ARS_RC_1.1, whole genome shotgun sequence.
GGAACCAGAGgattaataatacaaaaaagaaaaaaaaaattgtgtttttgtttagAAATACCATCCGCATGATGAAAAACtaggttttcttcttcttccaaatgTGTACTTTCAAAGTGCTTGTAAGAGGTGAGAAAAATCGGACCCTTCTCATTTAGAACTCCAGAAGCATACTAGGAAAGTACCCCATCATATATAGTAATTATAGTTTACATATATgcatataaaaaacttattcaCACGATCACCGTTAATCGCTTTCGTTATTTTTTGGTATTCATGACGAAGTATATcattcaaaatatgaaattttttaatggaTGCACTTAATATGACCTAAAAAAAGTCCAGAACCTTATAAATTTCAGTATAATAGTagattttatcaacaaaaagaTATGTGATAATGTttgaaaataacattatagAGGCCATTTCTTGCTACTCAAGCCATAAACCTTTTTACTTAGTAAATTACATCCACAAGTCAGTAGTCATACCTTTGACTTTGCTTTTGAACATCAACCAGTTTGTcacatataatattaatataggGGTTACTTCTAAGTTTATCATTCTTCCACTAAGTGACCAATAAAATGAACATGGTATAGTTATATTCAATGAACGTTACTCTTATTGTCAAATATTATAGCCCATTATGTCCTCACCATGACACCATGTCAAAGCCACAATTTCGAAGCAAAAAATAGTGCCAAATCATTTATAATATGGTCAATTATATAATATGCATGTATGTTTTCTTGTCGAAGTTCCAAAACAACATTCTTATTTCTTACATGGATATCCAATTTTTCCACAAGCCTGTCTGCAAAGATTCTTGCTTCTTTTACAATTCAGCATATACCTTGGCATAAGCCAGCAAATGGGTCCTATTCCTTTCCTAAAATCGTTTTTTCTAATGTCACTAAAACACTTTTTTCTTGAGTATGTTTGATTTCCGAATGATAAATATTAGACAAAATAATACTGGATAAATTTTAagttattgaataattttttttattttatgcaatgtttgtcacaaaaataaaaatacgaaGTTTATTCATACTTAAATATTAATGGATATGGATCCTCGGTTGTTGAATTTCTCTCCTGTTTCTCTATGTATCAATCTCTCTCatcatttctttctctctcattttaatttctttaattttaattaggtAAATAGGTTTTTACCTCCTGCAAAATAGCCGAGTTTTGTGTTAGcccctgcaaaataaaatttttggaTTCCTCCCTCGTAATATGAAGATTCTTTGTCTTTCCCCTTGTTAGCCAACTTGGACATTATTGATGATGTGGCAAGCATACATAACTTTTCTATcactttttctttatttattattaagtGTCATGTACATGATGTAggttaattaattatatgttcattttaaaaaaaaaataaaaaattattctgtagtctttttttacgaaaaaaataaataaaaacatattaaaaaacataaatccaGAAACTTTCTTCTCTCTATGGCAAATATGTCTTCTTTTACCTTCTTTATCTCCCTCACAACATCATCTTAAAACTTAAACCAAAAACCCAGAAAGTGATTTCAAAAATTGAAAGAAGGGTTCTTATAAATTGAAAGTGATTACAACTGATGTTGGGGTTTCTACGGtaaaaattgaaagtgaaaattGAAAGTGAACTACATCCTGTGTTGCTGTGAAAATTTCATGGGTTTATAGAATTGGTGATGGTTGTGGAACGGAATCGATTAGGGTTTGATTATCAATTATGATGTTGCTGCTATGATGGTGTTGAATCTGATGGGTTTTGTTCTAAGTTttgtttaaggaaaaaaaaatatggatttgtttttatgaatatgttcttgtgttcttCAGATTTTGTTCTTCATGTAAAAATTCTGGAATGTTGTTTATTGTTATAAATACTTTCTGGATTTTCTGTTACAGATattgtggaaaaaaaattctagaaaCAAAAGTaagattatatttatttatttcaaaaaataattgtaaaattgtaatctgattttttttattttttagaaatatatatttttttagactttttagaaatatatatacaataaaaGAGGGGaattaattttattcaaattttatttatttttttaaaaaataaatatgaaatatatttatatttgtcgccgaataaattaaacaagattGAAAAAAAAGCCACATAAgctgccacatcatcaaaaattAAGATTTCATGTCTAGTTGGTCATTGAGGGGGTAATTGAAGGAATCTTGACTTTGTGAGGGGGAAtccaaaaattttattttgcaggggATAACACAAAATTCGGCTACTTTGCAAGGGGTAAAAGCCTATTTAccctttttaattttcaatttctctcATCTcactcaatttcaatttttgtttagtCTTTTATCCTCTATATTATCCGATCCTAGTGACTATTttaagggggtgtattggattgaaaatgcaaaagattttaaaagatttttttatggaaaaagaaTCTTATGGTATCCAACCaagtcttttataaaatataaacaaatcttgttgtatttaattaaaataagtaagattttttttttcggacAACAAAATCAGtgggtattcaattgagattttttatgACTTTAAAAATGTCTCTAAGTATTCAAAAGTATActgattttgatggattcttttgTGGAATAGATTTTGAGAgaattttttgttgaaaatataaatacttttgTCATCTGACAATCTCACTCAAACCCttaagatttttctttttttctaaagactttttttttccgGCAAGATTGGCGTTCATGTTCTTTCATTTACAACCTCCTATACTTTTTAATTGTCATCTTGAATGACTATCATATACAATTCCGATTTAAAATCGTTCATCATATACATTCATATGCCAAAAGAAACAAGCAAACATTAATCAAACACATCACAATTGTAGTTGTCTCGTAAAATTCCTTATTTATCTGCAAATCAAAGTGTAAAACAAATTGATCCGTACAAAATATTTATATCTTATCTGCATCTTACCATTTTTGTCAATGCATTAATCAACAAACTTGAATTTTGACCAACTTCACGCGCTTCTTTctattttataaacaattattattgtttttagcTACATAAATAGCTTAAGATTACTTTAAGTCTATCTAGCATTATCATTGACAATTGACACTTTAGATTGAACGTGTCTTCGGTGTCTAACATGTACGGTGTTAGTGTAGTTATATTCTGTTAAAGAAGTTCACATCActtgcgagatggcctgaatatgtgtttataagtgagcgTAATTCTCAcattacaagccggttttgtaaggttgagttaagcccaatactcaattctatgATAGTATCAGAGCATATCCACGATTTGCTGGGCCACTTCGTCGGGCCGCCTGCAATCAGAACCTCTCCACAATCCGTCGGGGAATGAGTTTGACCCAATACCCAATTCTAAAACAttcaattacttttattttctcaaaCTTATACTGGTATCTTCGTTTTTGTGTTTGCGTTAGGGCTTCATAGTTTTTAGTTGAAGGCACAAATTTTTGCAGCATATCATGTTTCATTTCTATGTATACTTGTGATGCTGACCTGAATCAATTTTTGATGATGAGTAAATAAAGTCGTGCATCTCTATCTCATGTCTTTACTTGTAAAATGGGGTGAATAACACATCATTTCCTAGGTGGCCAATCAGAGTGAACCAGGTCAATGCTTTCCTGAAGAAcaatattagttattattataatatgatATAATAACCACCAAAGAGTGTTTTATGTCTATAGGAAACTACGGAAACGGATTATACGCAGTTACTACATTAACGCAGTAATTGTTGTCGACCGTCCTATTAGAAACGAACGGTTAAGATTAAAACTGTGTGAAACTGTACTGAATAAATCATAGTCGTTTGATCACTTTTCAATGGCCAAGATTGGCTACTGTGTGAAACTGCGTGAGGCAGTTACAGCAGACAATCTCGGTCTGGGAAACTACCAAGCAAAACATTTCATATAGCTTATAAGTATAGAGTCTGGTTTGCAGATCATAGTCTGTCTCTTCTACTAGTCTGCTATGCTATGCACTTGCAGAGAGTATTGTGACTAATCTAGAAATCATGGCATGGAGTGCAGTGAGTTTTCTTCTGCAAAGGCTTGAACCAGTATTACAGAATAAGGTGAATTTGCTCACAGGAGTTGAATCAGAAGTGGTGTATCTGAAAGGACAATTAGAGCTCATAACAGCCTACTTAAAGGTTGCAGATGCATTAGAAGAGAGTGATGAGGAACTCAAAGTTTGGGTTAAGCAAGTTAGAGATGTTGCTCATGAGACTGAAGATATTCTCGATGAGTTGAAACTTCTTGTCCAAGCTCGTAATCATACAAATCGATTTTCTATTTCCCTACGCATTAGGAATATGAAAGCTCGTTATCGGATTTGTTATGAGTTGAAAAGCATCAATTCTCGCATGACAactattttttcaattcataAGAGATTCCTCAGAAAACTCGACTCTTCCTCAGAAGCTTCAAGTTCCAATTATACAGGTATTACTCACTTCAAAGACTCTTTCAAGCTAAAGTAGTACTCCATCCGGTcccatatataagcaaaaatttctttttcagaTTCATCGAATCACTTATGCAGAAGTTAAACTTTGCATAAGTTATTCGATGAAtctgaaaaagaaatttttgcttatatatgaaaccggagggagtagtgtGTATCCTAATGGTCATAGATTATGCTATTATTTGCACTCATTTCCACTGGTCTAGCTAGATTAATAGAAATAGTTATTCTTATCAGTAAGTTGAGAATAAGGATTTGGTGCTGAATTGCTTGATGGATTAGCTCTTATCATTTTGTGCTTATAATGAAAATATGTACAAAGTAAACCTCATGATGATGTGGAATAAAACTTGCCTATATCTAACTAATTACATCAGAGATATACACAAGTTCAAAGTAAACCTCATGATTATGTGGAATAAAACCTCATGATTATGTTCAAAGGAAataaaacatatttacacaAAAGCTGTGATAAGTGTTTTCTCCAAATTTATCACACTATTTCTTCTTACTTGTGTGTCCGGTGTCTGAAACTGACACATATGTGTCTATCTATCAACCGTTGTCGTATAAATTGTTAAGCAAGTGGTAGCAAACAAGTGTATTTATCTTTCTATTCAAAACTGTCGCTTGTCAGACTAATATACACCAAACAAATATGTTCTCAAGCAGGTAAAACATGGCATGATCAACGAGGAGATGCTCTTCTCCTGGACAACACTGATCTAGTAGGCATAGACAGACCTAAAAAGCAGTTGATCGGTTGGTTGATCAAAAGTTGTCCTGGACGGAAAGTAATTTCCGTTACCGGAATGGGAGGGATGGGAAAAACTACTTTAGTGAAGAAAGTATATGATGATCCAGAGGTAATAAAACACTTCAAAGCCTGTGCTTGGGTTACTGTTTCACAATCTTGTGAAATTGAGGACCTACTCAGAGACTTAGCCCAAAAACTATTTTCTGAGATACGACGAAAAGTCCCAGAAGGCTTGGAAAGCATGCGTAGTGACAAGTTGAAGATGATTATCAAAGAGCTCTTGGAGAGAAGGAGGTACTGGTATTTATATAGataaattttgaagaaaataacaattttattataattgaaTCCTTGATGTTTGTTATCTAATAAGAGGTCTAACAGGTACCTAGTTGTATTTGATGATATGTGGCATATGCATGAATGGGAAGCTGTCAAATATGCACTTCCAAAAAACAATTGTGGTAGCAGAATCATGATCACCACGCGCAAATCTGATTTAGCCTTTATTTCGTCCAGTATAGAGTCCAAAGGTAAGGTGTATAACCTACAACCCTTGAAAGAAGATGAAGCGCGAGAATTATTTTGTAGAAAGACTTTCcaaggtcactcatgtccctcataTTTAATTGACATATGTAATTATATCTTAAGAAAATGTGAGGGTCTTCCCCTTGCAATTGTAGCAATCAGTGGTGTCCTTGCTACAAAAGACAAGCATAGGATAGATGAGTGGAGCATGATTTGTCGTTGTCTTGGATCTGAAATTCAAGTCAACAGCAAACTTGATAATCTGAAAACAGTACTTTGCCTTAGTTTTAATGATTTGCCTTACTATTTAAAGTACTGTTTCTTGTACTTAAGCATGTTTCCTGAGGACTATCAGATTCAGCGCATGAGATTGATTCGGTTATGGATAGCAGAAGGATTTATTGAAGCCAAAGACGGAAAAACTGTGGAAGATGTTGCAGAAGATTACCTCAAGGAGCTCCTAAACAGAAACTTATTACAAGTAGCAGAAAGAACATCTGATGGAAGAGTCAAAACTTTGAGAATCCATGATCTCCTGAGGGAGATTATCATTTTGAAGTCCAAGGACCAAAACTTTGCAACAATTGTCAAAGAACAAAATGTGGTGTCACCTGAGAAACTCCGACGCCTTGCGCTGCACGGCACACTACCAAATCCAAATGGACAGCAACAAAGATCGGTTTCTCAACTCCGTTCTCTCTTAATGTTTGGAGTGTCTGAAATTTTATCCCTTGGAAAACTGTTTCCAGGTGGATTCAAACTCCTCGGTGTTTTAGATTATCAAGATTCACCTTTGAAGAAGTTTCCAGTAGCAGTTAATGATTTATATCATTTAACATATCTGAGCTTGAAAAACACACAGGTGAAAAGGCTTCCAAATTGTGTACTAGGAAAGTTGCAAAATCTAGAAACACTTGATCTTAAGAATACTCGTGTTACAGAATTGCCTGCAGATATAGTAAAGCTTAAAAAGCTTCGCCATCTCCTTGTATATCGGTCTATAGTAGAAGGTTATGCACAATTCCACTCGAAATATGGTTTTAAGGCCCCTCTTCAAATAGGAAAATTACAGTCACTACAAAAGCTTTGTTTTGTAGAGGCAAACCAAGGTTGTGGCATGATTATAAGACAATTAAAGGAGCTAAGCCAATTACGAAGGTTAGGCATCATGAGACTCAGGGAAGAAGATGGGAAGGATTTCTGTTTCTGCATTGAAAAATTGACTAGTCTCTGTGCGCTTTCTGTTACTTCTGAGGGTGAGAATAAAGTTATTGATTTGACATATCTTTCTACACCTCCTCCGTTTCTTCAACGATTGTATTTGTCAGGGCGACTACAAGAGTTACCGTGCTGGATACCTTCTCTTCATAACCTGGCCAGGTTATTTCTAAAATGGAGCTGTTTGAAACATGATCCACTGGTATATCTGCAGGATTTGCCGAACCTTGCACATCTAGAACTACTCCAAGTTTATGATACTGACATGTTGCATTTCAAGTGCGGTAAGTTCAATAAGCTTAAGGTTTTAGGCCTTGACAAATTTGAAGGACTCAATCAGGTTATAGTGGAGAAGGGTGCAATGCCTTACCTTGAAACACTAAGCATCGGGCGTTGCGGATCATTGAAGAAGGTTCCATCAGGCATTGAAAACTTGACTAAACTTGAAGTCCTAGAGTTTTTCGATATGCCAGATGAACTCATGAAGACAATATGTCAACATGGTCCGGGAAAAGATTACTGGAAAGTATCACATATACCAGAAGTTTATTCTACCTACTGGAGAGATGGTGGTTGGGATGTTTATGCATTAGACAGTTTCAGAGACTGTTCTCCCCGATCTGGCATAGTCAGGAGAAGCCATGAACGCCGGAATCAGTGGAAAGTTTAGCTTTAAATtatggaataataacagaaatGTGTATAATAATTTGTGTATATTGTATATTAACAAAACTGAGCTGACTTGTTTCCTGTATATATGTCAGcactccaaataaaggtgtagGTTTTAACTCACCTTTGTTTAAATTtgatcaatatatataattcttCCAATATTCCATATCCAAATCCCATTTTTTCTCTATGTTCAagattattatataaataatgcaTTATCTCTTagtcagtgttttaaaaattgaaccagACAAGGGGAAATTCAAATTAGCAAGTTTGTTTTGCTAATAATCTAGCTCTATGAATATTGCATTGCACATTGCACGTTTTACTCTCACATACCAAGCTCTCAAAAGCAATGGTATCTCTCCTCACTTTCCACCTCATCTGATTCCTAACAATATTATCAGTGATAGATAATCTATTACAAGATGCAAATAAGATTAATAAACGTatagttaacaaaaaaaatatagaaactaCCTCAATGGCCAAAACTTTTTGTTTCCATGACCTTGATTCTTTCGAGAGTAGATATAATCAAGTTATCAAAATTTGTTCATGAACGATGAGGGTTTGTATTGATCCTCACCTTATAATCCCACCAATATccttatttaatattttgttgttttccCTACCCAGATGAGGGTTTTTCTTACAATTTCATCCATGTTCAAAAATATAGTTTTGGACAAGATTGAtcagaaagttttttttttttttttgaatggcaaattgttagtatatttacAATATTATGTTAGTATTTCTCTTTTTCAGGACTCGAACCCTGGACGTATTAACATTAGACAAATTTGTATATGTTCTATTGATCAATTAATTGGATGTTGTTTGcttttgaattaaataaaagtcAAATAATTTTGATTTAGACACACACAAATGATGAAAAGTAGAAGctgaaataattaatttatcattATTACTTTTTATGTAATAATATTTCCTTTTATACTTTTCATCATTTGTGACCATAAAAGCCTTGCTCACATATACACTCAAGCATCTGAGTACATCCTTTAATAGAAAGAAAGGGGGGAAACAGAATGAGGAGTTTTATCTAGAGACTCACTGACTGATAATAtttccttttatattttaatattattgattGATTTACCTAGAGACATTAATCTAATTTTCTGACCAAGTTGACAACAATAGCATTGACTCAACCAATACAAGAGAGAGGACATAGCATTTTGAAATACTAAGTAACTGTTTGGTTCTGCGTTgaaaagaattgattttggtaaaattgagtttggttaaaagtgagttgaacataattgatttatgtttggatacattaatgtGAAAGTGATTCTCAACATTTGATGTTATTTGGGTAGTTTGAATTAAAATTGCTTTTGGATGTGCAATTACCAAGATGGGTTTTACTTGGATGTTTTTCTCTtccccctcccatgaatcttttatacccccaatattccaattttgcccttatagaaaaattcggttcgcagaaaccgaattttttctagtgcaaattcagagtaaatttcggtttttagaaaccaaaatttgttttcaaggcaaaaaaaatttcgatttctacgaaccgaagttttttcaagggcaaaattggaaactcaggggggataaaagattcacgggggtggggagagaaaacatcttttacttgtattatattatatataactatttaaatttaataaataattaaaagattattaaaaaaattcaataaaatatgataataattaggcttaattatacttttagtctcttatcttttaaaagtttcaagttcgtcccttattttttctttaagtttcaagttaaaagtttcaaattggtcccttaagttTGGTCTTAGTCATATTCCAtgtcattttcttttaattaaaaaaacaaaattaaaatataagagatcaaattgaaacctaaaatttgacgggaggactaactaatgcaacagaagaaaagataaattaatGCAACGGAagaaaagataagagaccaacatgaaatttttaaaaaataatagaccaacttaaaacctaaaataaatataaagacaaaaatgcaattaaatataataattatattaaaaaatgggCTATTTATtatactaataaacaaaaaatacttCTTTAATACATTGGCATATTAGTAGTATGTGTGGACGCTTTTTATACATGCTTGCATTTTTAATCATGACATGAGTATATAATAAAGGGCAATAGGGGGAAGTTACAATTCCTACTGAACGCTATATTCTAAAATTGATTCCAACTGATGCAGAAGATTTGATTTCCAGCTTCGGTCAAACGCAATTCTAGAGGATAAAaagcaattttattttaaataccCAAACAACATTACAACAGGTTAAATCACGTTTGGGCTGGAAAACGTACGTTTTAAGCCTTCTAACGCTCAACCAAACATAGGCTAAGATATCATTGCTTAGACTTGTATTGCTTAATGGCCTTTGTTccaaatgacaaaaaaaagttaatcaTTAATTTTCAATTCTACAAAAATTTGAATGGTAGAATATCTATCATGCTAATCAAAACTTTCCCCCACCTGGACACAAGTTCCGAAACCAGTCAGAATTGGAAGTGTGCCGTGTGCATAGTCCTCCAAAAATGGCAGAaatcctcttcatttttcaaaagaaataaagttCCTCGTTTCTATAGTTCTGAATGTATGAAAAGCACATTTCTAAAAACAAAACTACACACCTAAAACTATAGTAACGAAGAGCTTTGTTTCTTTAAAGAGAAGAGGATCTCAACTACAAAGACCACCGTACCTTTGCTGCCTATCTGCATCTCACCATTTAGGCACCAATTCCTACCACAGTCGAATGATACATGTGTGCTTATGTACAAAAATTGAACAAGGGAATTGAAAAGAGACTTCATAGAGAGTCATCTCCGAATTACGTTTCTACCCTTTCCTTGAATTGACGAGCAAGGTCAACGATTTCAATTTGTCTTATTTGCTTCACCAAGTCATCCTGCTGCTCATTTTCATTTCCTTTCCGAGATAATCTGATTGCAACATCAAGTGTGAAAGTAACCATGTCCCTAGTGTTTTTTAAATCGTGCAAAACAGTGACAGAGTATGATGGATTGGATACTAGTCTATTAAGTAATATCAGTATCTCTCGCATAAGAAATGTCCTGAAAACAAATTGTTCAGAATGAGTTAAAGAAATCAAAGAAACTTGCTTAAATGAAAATGCTCAAATGCAAAGAAAATCTAATATAAGTCTAACTTCACCTTCACCATTTCTCCAAGAAACACAGACCTGGATTACATGTATTGTTTTTGTTATCCATATTCCGGAAAAGAACGGAAGTTTATTGATGAGAggaatgcacaattttgatgaTTGTATTGATTCAGATAGACAAGTTTTATTACCTCTCCCTAAAAATTTCTGGTAGCTCATTGTATGCGCTGGCTTCACGGTCCATCTCAGAACTGACTAATTGCAAAATCAACAAAAGATAGTTT
It contains:
- the LOC123907628 gene encoding disease resistance protein RPM1-like isoform X2, which translates into the protein MAWSAVSFLLQRLEPVLQNKVNLLTGVESEVVYLKGQLELITAYLKVADALEESDEELKVWVKQVRDVAHETEDILDELKLLVQARNHTNRFSISLRIRNMKARYRICYELKSINSRMTTIFSIHKRFLRKLDSSSEASSSNYTGKTWHDQRGDALLLDNTDLVGIDRPKKQLIGWLIKSCPGRKVISVTGMGGMGKTTLVKKVYDDPEVIKHFKACAWVTVSQSCEIEDLLRDLAQKLFSEIRRKVPEGLESMRSDKLKMIIKELLERRRYLVVFDDMWHMHEWEAVKYALPKNNCGSRIMITTRKSDLAFISSSIESKGKVYNLQPLKEDEARELFCRKTFQGHSCPSYLIDICNYILRKCEGLPLAIVAISGVLATKDKHRIDEWSMICRCLGSEIQVNSKLDNLKTVLCLSFNDLPYYLKYCFLYLSMFPEDYQIQRMRLIRLWIAEGFIEAKDGKTVEDVAEDYLKELLNRNLLQVAERTSDGRVKTLRIHDLLREIIILKSKDQNFATIVKEQNVVSPEKLRRLALHGTLPNPNGQQQRSVSQLRSLLMFGVSEILSLGKLFPGGFKLLGVLDYQDSPLKKFPVAVNDLYHLTYLSLKNTQVKRLPNCVLGKLQNLETLDLKNTRVTELPADIVKLKKLRHLLVYRSIVEGYAQFHSKYGFKAPLQIGKLQSLQKLCFVEANQGCGMIIRQLKELSQLRRLGIMRLREEDGKDFCFCIEKLTSLCALSVTSEGENKVIDLTYLSTPPPFLQRLYLSGRLQELPCWIPSLHNLARLFLKWSCLKHDPLVYLQDLPNLAHLELLQVYDTDMLHFKCGKFNKLKVLGLDKFEGLNQVIVEKGAMPYLETLSIGRCGSLKKVPSGIENLTKLEVLEFFDMPDELMKTICQHGPGKDYWKVSHIPEVYSTYWRDGGWDVYALDSFRDCSPRSGIVRRSHERRNQWKV
- the LOC123907628 gene encoding disease resistance protein RPM1-like isoform X1, producing the protein MAWSAVSFLLQRLEPVLQNKVNLLTGVESEVVYLKGQLELITAYLKVADALEESDEELKVWVKQVRDVAHETEDILDELKLLVQARNHTNRFSISLRIRNMKARYRICYELKSINSRMTTIFSIHKRFLRKLDSSSEASSSNYTAGKTWHDQRGDALLLDNTDLVGIDRPKKQLIGWLIKSCPGRKVISVTGMGGMGKTTLVKKVYDDPEVIKHFKACAWVTVSQSCEIEDLLRDLAQKLFSEIRRKVPEGLESMRSDKLKMIIKELLERRRYLVVFDDMWHMHEWEAVKYALPKNNCGSRIMITTRKSDLAFISSSIESKGKVYNLQPLKEDEARELFCRKTFQGHSCPSYLIDICNYILRKCEGLPLAIVAISGVLATKDKHRIDEWSMICRCLGSEIQVNSKLDNLKTVLCLSFNDLPYYLKYCFLYLSMFPEDYQIQRMRLIRLWIAEGFIEAKDGKTVEDVAEDYLKELLNRNLLQVAERTSDGRVKTLRIHDLLREIIILKSKDQNFATIVKEQNVVSPEKLRRLALHGTLPNPNGQQQRSVSQLRSLLMFGVSEILSLGKLFPGGFKLLGVLDYQDSPLKKFPVAVNDLYHLTYLSLKNTQVKRLPNCVLGKLQNLETLDLKNTRVTELPADIVKLKKLRHLLVYRSIVEGYAQFHSKYGFKAPLQIGKLQSLQKLCFVEANQGCGMIIRQLKELSQLRRLGIMRLREEDGKDFCFCIEKLTSLCALSVTSEGENKVIDLTYLSTPPPFLQRLYLSGRLQELPCWIPSLHNLARLFLKWSCLKHDPLVYLQDLPNLAHLELLQVYDTDMLHFKCGKFNKLKVLGLDKFEGLNQVIVEKGAMPYLETLSIGRCGSLKKVPSGIENLTKLEVLEFFDMPDELMKTICQHGPGKDYWKVSHIPEVYSTYWRDGGWDVYALDSFRDCSPRSGIVRRSHERRNQWKV